CCTGCAGTTCCGACGTCAGAAACCGGCTTTCCGGCGTCTGTTCGTCCCCGGGCAATACGTCGTACCAGTCCGTCCCCTCACCGTTGTCCGCCGTGTCGGCGTCGAGCGACACTGAAGATTTCCTTTTGCGGAGCCGGTCGATGCAAAGATTGGTCGCGATCCGATAAATCCAGGTCGAAAACTTTTGCGATTCGTCGTAACGGTCGAGCGATGCGAACACCCTCAAAAACGTCTCCTGTACCGCATCCTCGGCTTCCTGCGGATGTGAGAGCATCCGCAAAGCGAGATGGTACAGCTTGTCCTGATACAAATCAACCAGACCTGCAAACGCTTCCCGATCCCCGGCGCGCGCCTGGCGCGCAAGACGGACGTCCAGACGGTTCAACGCGAATCCCCCGCTCCGGTATGCGCAATCGCCATGCCGGCCAAAATCAACGCGATGCCGCACCATTCCGCGATCCCGACCGGATCGCCCGCGATCCACCACGAAAACAACACTGCCGAGGGCAATTCCGCCGCGCCGAGCAACGCCGCCAGCGTCCCGCCGATCATCGGAACGCCGACG
Above is a genomic segment from Candidatus Reconcilbacillus cellulovorans containing:
- a CDS encoding RNA polymerase sigma factor SigW produces the protein MNRLDVRLARQARAGDREAFAGLVDLYQDKLYHLALRMLSHPQEAEDAVQETFLRVFASLDRYDESQKFSTWIYRIATNLCIDRLRKRKSSVSLDADTADNGEGTDWYDVLPGDEQTPESRFLTSELQELVRKAIDELPDKYKAVVVLRYLHDMSLQEIGDILDLPVTTVKTRIHRGREALRRKLEAFGLLGFPPPVSVPEEAD